From a region of the Vaginimicrobium propionicum genome:
- the groL gene encoding chaperonin GroEL (60 kDa chaperone family; promotes refolding of misfolded polypeptides especially under stressful conditions; forms two stacked rings of heptamers to form a barrel-shaped 14mer; ends can be capped by GroES; misfolded proteins enter the barrel where they are refolded when GroES binds) produces MAKELLFDEEARRALERGVDTLANTVKVTLGPKGRYVVLDKKFGAPTITNDGVSVAREVELEDPYENLGAQLTKEVATKTNDVAGDGTTTATVLAQALVHEGLRAVAAGSNPVGLKRGIEKATQAVIEHLKSVASQVDDPADMANVATISSRDEEIGEIISQAFTKVGKDGVITVEESQTFGTELDFSEGMQFDKGYISPYFITDQDRMEAVLEDPYILLHQGKISSMNDLLPLLEKVIAAHGALVVIAEDVDGEALSTLVVNKLRGTFNSVAVKAPAFGDRRKAMLQDMAILTGGEVISTEVGLKLDQIGLDKLGRARRVVVDKDSTTIVEGGGNAADVKARVSQLQAEIANSDSEWDKEKLAERIAKLAGGVCVIKVGAATEVELNEKKHRIEDAVSATRAAIEEGIVAGGGAAFVHAVKALADVKTDNADEKHGVAIVEKAIVEPLRWIAENGGKPGYVIINKVAELGENEGYNARTDVYGNLIEQGVIDPVKVTRSALANAASIASLILTTETLVVTAKEEEED; encoded by the coding sequence ATGGCTAAGGAACTACTTTTTGACGAGGAAGCACGCCGCGCGCTAGAACGCGGTGTTGACACCCTCGCTAACACCGTAAAGGTGACTTTGGGGCCGAAAGGCCGCTATGTCGTCCTAGATAAGAAATTCGGCGCGCCAACCATCACTAACGATGGGGTGTCTGTAGCTCGTGAGGTCGAGCTAGAGGACCCGTACGAGAATCTTGGTGCACAGTTAACAAAAGAGGTTGCCACCAAGACCAATGATGTCGCCGGTGATGGCACCACGACCGCAACTGTGCTGGCTCAAGCCCTAGTACATGAAGGCCTGCGAGCAGTAGCCGCCGGCTCGAACCCTGTCGGTCTCAAGCGCGGTATCGAAAAAGCTACCCAGGCTGTCATTGAGCACCTAAAATCAGTGGCTTCCCAGGTTGACGACCCCGCCGATATGGCCAATGTTGCAACCATCTCTTCTCGCGACGAAGAAATTGGCGAAATCATTTCCCAAGCGTTCACCAAGGTCGGCAAAGACGGTGTCATCACCGTCGAAGAATCGCAGACCTTCGGCACCGAGCTGGATTTCTCTGAAGGTATGCAGTTCGACAAGGGCTACATTTCCCCATACTTCATCACCGATCAGGATCGTATGGAGGCCGTCCTAGAGGATCCATACATTCTGCTCCACCAGGGCAAGATCTCGTCCATGAACGATCTGTTGCCTTTGCTGGAGAAAGTCATTGCAGCCCACGGCGCCCTAGTAGTTATTGCTGAGGACGTTGATGGTGAGGCGCTAAGCACCTTGGTTGTCAACAAACTACGTGGCACCTTCAACTCGGTTGCGGTCAAGGCTCCGGCCTTTGGCGACCGTCGCAAGGCCATGCTGCAAGACATGGCCATTTTGACTGGTGGCGAAGTGATTTCCACTGAGGTCGGGCTGAAATTAGACCAGATTGGTCTAGACAAGCTAGGACGCGCCCGCCGCGTTGTGGTAGACAAAGACTCCACCACTATCGTTGAGGGCGGCGGCAACGCTGCTGATGTTAAGGCTCGCGTCAGCCAACTGCAGGCCGAAATCGCCAACTCTGACTCCGAATGGGATAAAGAAAAGTTGGCTGAGCGAATTGCCAAGCTAGCCGGTGGCGTGTGCGTTATCAAAGTTGGTGCAGCCACTGAGGTTGAGCTAAATGAGAAGAAACACCGCATCGAGGACGCTGTTTCCGCTACGCGTGCAGCCATTGAGGAGGGCATCGTCGCTGGTGGTGGCGCTGCTTTCGTCCACGCTGTTAAGGCCTTAGCCGACGTGAAGACCGACAATGCTGACGAGAAGCATGGTGTGGCCATCGTTGAGAAGGCGATTGTTGAGCCGTTGCGCTGGATCGCTGAGAATGGCGGAAAACCCGGTTACGTCATCATTAATAAGGTCGCTGAGCTAGGTGAGAATGAGGGCTACAACGCCCGCACCGACGTTTACGGCAACCTCATCGAGCAGGGCGTCATTGACCCTGTCAAGGTGACTCGTTCCGCGCTGGCTAACGCCGCCTCTATCGCTTCCTTGATTCTTACTACCGAAA
- the groES gene encoding co-chaperone GroES: MATTIKPLEDRVLVQPLEAETTTASGLVIPDSAKEKPQEGKVIAAGPGRVDDKGTRVPMDVKEGDVVIFSKYGGTEVRYNGEDYLLLNARDILAVVEK; encoded by the coding sequence GTGGCAACCACGATTAAGCCGCTTGAGGATCGCGTCCTCGTTCAGCCGTTAGAGGCCGAGACCACTACTGCGTCCGGTCTGGTCATTCCTGATTCCGCCAAAGAGAAGCCACAGGAGGGCAAGGTCATTGCTGCCGGCCCAGGCCGTGTAGACGACAAGGGCACCCGCGTGCCAATGGACGTCAAAGAAGGCGACGTCGTCATCTTCTCCAAATATGGTGGCACCGAAGTGCGCTACAACGGTGAAGATTACTTGCTACTGAATGCCCGCGACATTCTCGCCGTAGTCGAGAAGTAG